A stretch of Sulfurospirillum tamanense DNA encodes these proteins:
- the cooS gene encoding anaerobic carbon-monoxide dehydrogenase catalytic subunit — MIQASHPKSVDITAQQMIFKAELDKVETVWDRHAAMQPQCGFGETGLCCRVCWKGPCRIDPLGNGPKVGICGATADVIVARNLLRSFCVGASAHTEHARHIAHTLYELSQNNAPAYSIKDEAKLIDVAKRLKISTEDKEILDIAKEVAEVSMADFGKHHGEFAWLNAVLNPLRKEKLASLGILPHNLDSVVVNGLSRTHVGSESDPMNLLLAAARLAAADVSVMAMGTELSDVLFGTPMPSLTTANLSVLKKDAVNIALHGHNPLLCEIVCDVAATMQEEAKKLGAKEGINIVGVCCTGNEMMMRHGVPLAANYLSQELTMITGAVEAMVVDTQCIMPAVVETASHYHTQVISTMDDNKIFGATHVSFHPESAVEGAKQIVRLALEAYKRRNPDKVDIPNHVQQAMGGFSYEAITAVLKKLDNENPIKPLIDQIAGGNIQGVVLFGGCSNTKVVHDFNYVTMSRELIKRNVLVLATGCAAGALAKSGMQTSQATLDYAGDGLKAVLAALGDAAGTAGPLPPVLNMGSCVDNTRAVRLANDIAMTLGVDLDMLPVCVSAPELMSEKAQIIGTWAAVIGLPVHIGVVPHVTGSSLVTKFLTQDMEEVLGGKFIVELDPIEAANKLYGEIQKRRQKLGI, encoded by the coding sequence ATGATTCAAGCATCTCATCCAAAAAGCGTAGATATTACCGCACAACAAATGATTTTTAAGGCCGAACTCGACAAAGTAGAAACTGTTTGGGACCGCCATGCAGCCATGCAGCCCCAGTGTGGTTTTGGTGAAACAGGTTTATGCTGTCGCGTGTGCTGGAAAGGACCCTGTCGCATCGACCCTCTTGGAAATGGGCCAAAGGTGGGTATTTGTGGTGCAACAGCAGATGTGATTGTGGCGCGCAATTTATTGCGTAGTTTTTGTGTAGGTGCCAGTGCTCACACTGAACATGCCAGACACATCGCTCACACGCTTTATGAACTATCTCAAAATAATGCACCTGCTTACAGCATCAAAGATGAGGCAAAGCTAATTGATGTTGCAAAGCGTTTGAAAATATCTACAGAAGATAAAGAGATTTTAGACATAGCCAAAGAAGTTGCGGAAGTTTCCATGGCTGATTTTGGAAAGCACCATGGAGAGTTTGCATGGCTCAATGCCGTACTCAACCCTTTGCGTAAAGAAAAACTCGCCTCTCTTGGCATCTTGCCACATAATCTTGATAGTGTGGTGGTTAATGGTCTTTCTCGCACCCATGTAGGTTCAGAATCAGACCCCATGAACCTGCTTTTAGCAGCCGCAAGATTAGCCGCAGCAGATGTTTCTGTAATGGCTATGGGCACAGAACTTTCCGATGTTCTTTTTGGCACACCCATGCCAAGCCTCACTACAGCAAACCTAAGTGTCTTGAAAAAAGATGCGGTTAATATCGCCTTGCACGGACACAATCCTTTGCTATGTGAAATTGTATGTGATGTGGCAGCAACCATGCAGGAAGAGGCAAAAAAATTAGGTGCGAAAGAGGGCATTAATATTGTGGGCGTATGTTGTACGGGAAATGAAATGATGATGCGCCATGGTGTACCATTGGCGGCTAATTATCTCTCCCAAGAACTTACGATGATTACAGGGGCGGTTGAAGCAATGGTAGTAGATACACAATGCATCATGCCAGCGGTTGTGGAAACAGCTAGCCATTATCACACCCAAGTGATTTCTACAATGGATGATAATAAAATATTTGGCGCAACCCATGTCTCTTTCCACCCTGAAAGTGCCGTTGAGGGAGCAAAACAGATTGTACGACTGGCTCTTGAGGCCTACAAGCGACGCAACCCCGATAAGGTAGATATCCCAAATCATGTACAGCAAGCTATGGGTGGATTTAGCTATGAAGCAATTACTGCTGTTCTTAAAAAGCTAGACAATGAAAACCCCATCAAGCCTCTAATCGACCAAATCGCGGGTGGCAATATCCAGGGCGTTGTGCTTTTTGGTGGATGTAGCAATACAAAGGTGGTGCATGATTTTAATTATGTCACCATGTCTAGGGAATTGATTAAGAGAAATGTTTTAGTTCTTGCCACAGGATGTGCTGCTGGAGCCTTAGCTAAAAGCGGAATGCAAACTTCCCAAGCTACTTTAGATTATGCGGGGGATGGGCTAAAAGCTGTGTTGGCGGCACTAGGTGATGCGGCAGGAACGGCTGGACCACTGCCTCCAGTGCTTAACATGGGCTCATGCGTAGACAACACGCGTGCGGTACGATTGGCTAATGATATCGCTATGACTTTAGGTGTGGATTTAGATATGTTGCCAGTGTGCGTTTCAGCACCTGAATTGATGTCGGAAAAAGCCCAAATCATCGGCACGTGGGCTGCAGTAATTGGATTGCCAGTGCATATTGGGGTAGTTCCACATGTAACAGGCTCAAGCCTTGTGACAAAGTTTTTAACGCAAGATATGGAAGAAGTCTTAGGCGGCAAATTTATAGTCGAACTCGATCCTATTGAGGCAGCAAATAAACTTTATGGAGAGATTCAAAAAAGACGCCAAAAACTTGGCATTTAA